In Psychromonas sp. psych-6C06, a single genomic region encodes these proteins:
- a CDS encoding malate synthase G, with the protein MTLPQEKQCAINPAFYQFINDEILPQTSLNSVNFWYDFNCLICDFSEQNSALLQTRKEMQTQIDQWHHDNPYSNNPTLSKAYREFLQDINYLTPEINDFQIETCNVDPEISTMAGPQLVVPVSNARFALNAANARWGSLYDAFYGTDVIDDTKALAKGATFNTQRAEVVINKAKDFLDEHFPLETGSHHDVSSYLVYYQHLLAFFADGRESGLKTPCQFTAFDGSKNEPSYLLLKNNGLHVGLQIDRHGKIGATDKAGIDDIQIESALTTIIDFEDSVSAVDSNDKVSAYRNWYGLMTGNLAASFVKNGHTVERHLNYDRCFTAKSGELYRVPGRSLLMVRNVGHLMGTDLIQDSEGNNAPEGIVDALITALIGSLDLQKREGDKFRNSHTGSIYIVKPKMHGPEEVRFTCELFSRVEEILNLPKNTLKIGIMDEERRTTLNLKQCIYEARERVVFINTGFLDRTGDEIHTSMRAGAFYPKSAIKNEPWIGAYENNNVEIGLRCGFSGKAQIGKGMWAMPDEMKQMMQDKIVHPQSGANTAWVPSPTAATLHALHYHQIDVFEQQKSILTRQPASLDAMLTMPVMPNEIQLSEEQVLSELANNIQGILGYVVRWVEMGVGCSKVPDINDIGLMEDRATLRISSQHISNWLIHKVCTHSQVEQVMQNMAQVVDEQNKGVPGYRNMCPNCEQNLAFQAAQALIFKGDKQPNGYTEPLLHEYRILAKQQF; encoded by the coding sequence ATGACTTTACCTCAAGAGAAACAGTGCGCGATAAACCCTGCATTCTATCAGTTTATTAACGATGAAATTTTGCCACAGACATCTTTAAACAGCGTCAATTTTTGGTACGACTTTAATTGTCTTATCTGTGACTTTTCTGAGCAAAACAGTGCATTGCTACAAACTCGTAAAGAGATGCAAACACAAATTGACCAGTGGCACCACGATAACCCTTATAGCAATAATCCAACACTCAGCAAGGCTTATCGTGAATTTTTACAAGATATTAATTATCTCACACCTGAAATTAACGATTTTCAAATTGAAACCTGCAATGTTGATCCGGAAATTTCTACCATGGCAGGTCCGCAGTTGGTGGTTCCCGTGAGTAATGCGCGTTTTGCATTAAATGCGGCTAATGCACGTTGGGGCAGTCTGTACGATGCATTTTATGGCACTGATGTTATTGACGATACCAAAGCGTTAGCAAAGGGCGCCACTTTTAATACACAACGTGCTGAAGTGGTGATCAACAAAGCGAAAGACTTTTTAGATGAACATTTTCCGCTAGAAACAGGTTCGCACCACGATGTATCGAGCTACTTAGTTTATTACCAGCATCTACTTGCATTCTTTGCAGATGGTCGTGAAAGCGGTTTAAAAACACCTTGCCAGTTTACCGCCTTTGATGGTTCAAAAAATGAGCCAAGTTACCTGCTATTAAAAAATAATGGCTTACATGTGGGGTTACAGATTGACCGCCACGGTAAAATTGGTGCGACTGATAAGGCCGGCATTGATGATATTCAGATTGAGTCAGCGTTGACCACCATTATTGATTTTGAAGACTCAGTTTCTGCAGTTGATAGTAACGACAAAGTGTCGGCTTACCGAAACTGGTATGGCTTGATGACCGGGAATTTAGCCGCCTCTTTTGTGAAGAATGGTCACACCGTTGAGCGTCATCTTAATTATGATCGCTGTTTTACCGCTAAATCAGGCGAGTTATACCGTGTACCGGGGAGATCGCTGTTGATGGTACGAAATGTTGGCCATTTGATGGGCACCGATTTAATCCAAGATAGTGAGGGTAATAATGCGCCAGAAGGGATTGTTGATGCATTGATTACCGCGCTCATTGGTAGTTTAGATCTACAAAAACGCGAAGGAGACAAATTTAGAAATAGCCATACCGGTAGCATTTATATTGTTAAGCCCAAAATGCATGGCCCCGAAGAAGTGCGTTTCACCTGTGAGTTGTTTAGTCGCGTGGAAGAGATTTTAAACCTGCCTAAAAACACCTTAAAAATTGGCATCATGGATGAAGAGCGTCGCACCACACTCAACCTTAAACAGTGCATTTACGAAGCACGCGAGCGTGTGGTGTTTATTAATACCGGCTTTTTAGATAGAACGGGCGATGAGATCCACACCAGCATGAGAGCGGGCGCTTTTTACCCTAAATCTGCCATTAAAAACGAACCTTGGATCGGAGCCTATGAGAATAACAATGTTGAGATAGGGTTACGCTGTGGGTTTTCAGGAAAAGCGCAAATTGGTAAAGGCATGTGGGCGATGCCCGATGAGATGAAGCAGATGATGCAAGATAAAATTGTACACCCGCAATCTGGCGCCAATACCGCTTGGGTACCATCTCCGACAGCAGCCACTTTACATGCTTTGCACTATCACCAAATTGATGTGTTTGAACAACAAAAATCAATATTAACACGCCAGCCTGCCAGTCTTGATGCGATGTTAACCATGCCTGTTATGCCGAATGAAATACAGCTTAGCGAGGAACAGGTATTGAGTGAGTTAGCTAACAATATTCAAGGTATTTTAGGTTATGTAGTGCGCTGGGTAGAGATGGGCGTCGGGTGCTCTAAAGTGCCGGATATTAATGATATCGGCTTAATGGAAGATCGCGCCACATTACGTATTTCGAGTCAACATATTAGCAACTGGTTAATACATAAGGTTTGCACCCACTCACAGGTTGAGCAAGTAATGCAAAATATGGCTCAAGTGGTTGATGAGCAAAACAAGGGCGTGCCGGGCTACCGTAACATGTGTCCTAATTGCGAGCAAAACTTAGCTTTTCAAGCAGCGCAAGCACTTATTTTTAAAGGAGATAAACAACCAAACGGTTATACCGAACCACTGTTACACGAGTACCGCATATTAGCAAAACAGCAATTCTAG
- a CDS encoding isocitrate lyase, which produces MMNYKTEMNNASNFLGQQGTTWNAINAEYVTRMRLQNRFKTGLDIANYTAAIMREDMHAYDENSDNYTQSLGCWHGFIGQQKMISIKKHFTTTKGRYLYLSGWMVAAMRSEFGPLPDQSMHEKTSVPMLIEELYTFLKQADARELNHLFTELDDAQSRGDQVAAQAVQKQINEFETHVVPIIADIDAGFGNEEATYLLAKKMIEAGACCIQIENQVSDAKQCGHQDGKVTVPHEDFLAKINAVRYAFLELGVEEGIIVARTDSLGAGLTQKIPVSQYPGDLAEQYNAFIDGEPLNSLDQLDSGDMVLHRGGELIKPTRLANGLVRFKPNTGEDRVVLDCITSLQHGADLLWIETETPNVEQIAGMVNRIREVVPNAKLVYNNSPSFNWTLNFRQQVFDAWQSEGKDLSSYHRGDLMSPLYDNTALATTADEKIQDFQREASKHAGIFHHLITLPTYHTAALSTDNLAKEYFGERGMLAYVENVQRQEIRQSLASVKHQDMSGSNIGDDHKEYFSGDQALKASGENNTMSQFS; this is translated from the coding sequence ATGATGAATTACAAAACAGAAATGAACAACGCAAGCAACTTCTTAGGCCAACAAGGTACAACATGGAATGCAATTAATGCTGAATACGTAACCCGTATGCGTTTACAAAATCGTTTCAAAACAGGGTTAGATATTGCCAATTATACTGCGGCTATTATGCGTGAAGATATGCACGCTTATGATGAAAATAGTGATAACTACACACAATCATTAGGTTGTTGGCACGGATTTATTGGCCAACAAAAGATGATCTCCATTAAAAAGCATTTCACCACCACTAAGGGGCGTTACCTTTACCTCTCTGGATGGATGGTTGCTGCGATGCGCTCAGAATTTGGTCCGTTACCGGATCAGTCAATGCATGAAAAAACCTCTGTGCCGATGCTCATTGAAGAGCTATATACTTTCTTAAAACAGGCGGATGCGCGTGAGCTAAACCATCTGTTTACCGAGCTCGATGACGCACAAAGTCGTGGCGATCAAGTCGCCGCACAAGCAGTGCAAAAACAGATCAATGAATTTGAAACTCATGTGGTGCCGATTATTGCCGATATTGATGCCGGTTTTGGTAATGAAGAAGCGACTTATTTACTGGCTAAAAAGATGATTGAAGCGGGGGCATGCTGTATTCAGATTGAAAACCAAGTGTCAGATGCTAAGCAGTGTGGTCACCAAGACGGTAAAGTAACGGTGCCCCATGAAGATTTTCTCGCGAAAATTAATGCCGTACGTTATGCCTTTTTAGAATTAGGCGTTGAAGAGGGAATTATCGTCGCGCGTACTGATTCACTAGGTGCTGGGCTGACTCAAAAAATCCCTGTGTCGCAATATCCTGGTGATTTAGCGGAACAGTACAATGCCTTTATCGATGGCGAGCCACTCAATTCGCTAGATCAACTAGACTCGGGAGATATGGTGTTACACCGTGGCGGTGAGCTTATTAAACCAACACGTTTGGCGAACGGCTTAGTACGCTTTAAACCTAATACCGGTGAAGATCGTGTCGTACTTGATTGTATTACTTCACTGCAACATGGCGCAGATCTACTTTGGATTGAAACGGAAACGCCGAATGTAGAGCAGATTGCGGGCATGGTAAACCGTATTCGCGAAGTGGTACCCAATGCCAAATTAGTTTACAACAATAGCCCATCCTTTAACTGGACATTAAACTTCCGTCAGCAAGTATTTGATGCGTGGCAAAGTGAAGGTAAAGACTTAAGCTCATACCATCGCGGTGACTTGATGAGCCCGCTTTACGATAACACAGCGCTGGCAACGACGGCCGATGAGAAGATTCAAGACTTCCAAAGGGAAGCGTCTAAACATGCGGGTATTTTCCATCATTTGATCACGCTACCGACCTACCATACGGCAGCGCTTTCAACCGATAACTTAGCTAAAGAATACTTTGGCGAGCGCGGCATGCTGGCTTACGTTGAAAATGTGCAGCGCCAAGAGATCCGCCAATCTCTGGCATCAGTAAAACATCAAGACATGTCAGGCTCCAACATAGGTGATGATCACAAAGAGTACTTCTCAGGTGATCAAGCCTTAAAAGCCTCGGGCGAAAATAACACCATGAGTCAATTCTCATAA
- the fbp gene encoding class 1 fructose-bisphosphatase, whose protein sequence is MITLGEFIIEKQQDFPEASGELSALLGAIRLAAKVVNREINKAGIADIIGATGVENIQGEVQQKMDLYANDKFKLALEARGEVCGIASEEEDDYVSFDSERGCNSKYVVLMDPLDGSSNIDVNVSVGTIFSIYKRVSPLGSPATLADFLQPGDQQVAAGYVIYGSSTMLVYTTGNGVHGFTLDPSLGVFYLSHENMTIPKNGVIYSINEGNYLKFPMGVKKYLKYCQEIDSATHRPYTSRYIGSLVSDFHRNLLKGGIYIYPSTASAPQGKLRLLYECNPMAFLMEQAGGLASDGERRILTISPTELHQRVPFFCGSENMVNDVQGMLSQFKD, encoded by the coding sequence ATGATCACCTTAGGCGAATTTATCATTGAAAAACAACAAGATTTTCCAGAAGCCAGTGGCGAGTTAAGCGCATTGTTAGGTGCGATTAGGCTAGCCGCCAAAGTTGTTAACCGTGAAATAAACAAAGCAGGCATCGCTGATATTATTGGTGCAACGGGCGTTGAAAATATTCAAGGTGAAGTGCAACAAAAAATGGATCTGTACGCTAACGATAAATTCAAATTAGCGCTCGAAGCACGGGGTGAGGTATGTGGTATCGCCTCTGAAGAGGAGGATGATTATGTTTCTTTTGATAGTGAACGAGGCTGTAACAGTAAATATGTGGTGTTGATGGATCCGCTTGATGGCTCCTCTAATATCGATGTGAATGTTTCTGTGGGCACTATATTTTCAATTTATAAACGTGTCAGTCCGCTTGGTAGCCCGGCGACGTTAGCGGATTTTTTACAGCCAGGCGATCAACAAGTGGCCGCCGGTTATGTTATTTATGGTTCATCTACCATGCTGGTATATACCACAGGTAATGGTGTACACGGCTTTACTTTAGACCCTTCTTTAGGTGTCTTTTATCTTTCACATGAAAATATGACTATCCCTAAAAATGGTGTTATCTACTCAATTAATGAGGGTAATTACCTAAAATTCCCAATGGGTGTTAAAAAATACTTAAAATATTGCCAAGAGATAGACAGTGCCACTCATCGTCCCTACACCTCGCGCTATATCGGCTCTTTAGTTTCAGATTTTCACCGTAATTTGCTCAAGGGTGGCATATATATCTACCCTTCAACCGCCTCTGCCCCTCAGGGAAAATTGCGTTTACTCTATGAATGTAATCCGATGGCATTTTTAATGGAGCAAGCAGGAGGTTTAGCCAGTGATGGCGAACGTCGCATTTTAACTATCTCTCCAACAGAGTTACACCAAAGAGTGCCTTTCTTTTGTGGCAGTGAAAATATGGTTAATGATGTGCAAGGCATGCTTAGCCAATTTAAAGATTAA
- a CDS encoding DUF3612 domain-containing protein, translating to MKIKKSLGRQSHFLGTKIRNLRKRNGLTLEDLSSRCIKLDAEYAPSVSYLSMIERGKRVPSEDMLAVIATVFQKSSQWFLDDAPEAQDITPEKGNRGGIKGMALEPSFLFSNEILQIAIPEMLSQTGTTGRQFAHLLIRAHQEHHQNHFPDLERAAEEIGLKKMPLYAEDLMEISESRGLKISWFTRLPKAENVTDSSNKLVTSYFQPPRTVYLNKILKNNITRLKYELAVHIGHNVLHNSDGEKSIMVAGDQTQYDIQKEQIPSSSQLDAQDILHAWRDFECSFFAAALLCPKVPFRQLLDREGYEIDVCKQIEVSEAVVMRRMTAVSAYPHWHYFDAYAQGKLKAVYRGNGIPLPWGNMRIVRDPCQHWSVFRMLNQPAAGTAAQFSILNENGIAKIYCCESIKVQDLNSASHVLCTGIELNPAISAQGHDATLLVNELQKLCIENGGTCKIPPKMKTVLNSVARILNINWITRGIEQEAQLICARGAVCPRKPSCYSNQ from the coding sequence ATGAAAATAAAAAAAAGCTTAGGAAGACAATCACACTTTCTCGGGACTAAAATACGTAACCTGCGAAAACGTAATGGATTAACGTTGGAAGATCTCTCTTCTCGATGTATTAAATTAGACGCGGAATATGCACCTTCGGTCTCTTACCTTTCGATGATTGAACGAGGTAAACGAGTGCCAAGTGAAGATATGCTGGCGGTCATTGCAACCGTTTTTCAAAAAAGCAGTCAATGGTTTTTAGATGATGCGCCAGAAGCACAGGATATTACACCAGAAAAGGGTAACAGGGGCGGTATTAAAGGCATGGCATTAGAGCCTAGCTTCTTGTTTTCAAATGAAATATTGCAAATAGCCATTCCTGAGATGTTATCGCAAACTGGCACTACCGGAAGACAGTTTGCTCACCTGTTAATTCGTGCTCATCAAGAACACCATCAAAACCATTTTCCCGATTTAGAGCGCGCTGCAGAAGAGATTGGTTTAAAGAAAATGCCACTTTACGCTGAAGATTTAATGGAGATAAGTGAATCTCGTGGATTAAAAATAAGTTGGTTTACACGCTTGCCAAAAGCGGAAAATGTTACTGACTCAAGTAATAAATTAGTTACCTCATACTTCCAGCCACCACGTACAGTTTACCTAAACAAAATATTAAAAAATAATATCACCCGGCTTAAATATGAGCTGGCTGTGCACATTGGACATAATGTTTTGCACAATAGTGATGGTGAAAAAAGCATCATGGTTGCCGGCGATCAAACTCAATATGATATTCAAAAGGAGCAGATCCCCTCTTCAAGCCAACTCGATGCGCAGGATATTTTGCATGCTTGGCGTGATTTTGAATGTAGCTTTTTTGCAGCGGCCCTGCTTTGCCCTAAAGTCCCCTTTAGGCAGCTACTTGATCGTGAAGGTTATGAGATAGATGTGTGTAAACAGATTGAAGTGTCAGAAGCAGTAGTAATGCGCCGTATGACAGCGGTTTCAGCTTATCCGCACTGGCACTATTTTGATGCCTATGCACAGGGGAAATTAAAAGCAGTGTATCGAGGTAATGGTATTCCATTGCCTTGGGGAAACATGCGTATTGTCCGCGACCCTTGCCAGCATTGGTCTGTATTTCGTATGCTAAACCAACCCGCGGCCGGAACCGCAGCTCAGTTTTCCATTTTAAATGAAAATGGCATTGCCAAAATATATTGCTGTGAGTCTATCAAAGTACAAGATTTAAATAGTGCCAGTCATGTGCTGTGTACCGGCATTGAGCTCAACCCTGCGATCAGTGCGCAGGGGCACGATGCCACTTTATTGGTCAATGAATTACAAAAATTATGTATTGAAAATGGTGGTACTTGCAAAATACCACCTAAAATGAAAACAGTGCTTAATAGCGTGGCACGGATTCTCAACATAAATTGGATAACCCGTGGCATAGAACAGGAAGCACAGCTCATTTGTGCACGTGGTGCAGTTTGTCCTCGTAAACCAAGTTGTTACAGCAATCAATAA
- a CDS encoding DUF2799 domain-containing protein: protein MLRILLMLLLPFALFACTTTEIQDQVKAKNWFAVGEYDASHGFIEKSEKSLQKLSDKFADKSINYAEYLKGYKQALDSYCDIENAYILGVQGMTYRNICDRYPHGWAFYQDWISGRNSRAASM from the coding sequence ATGTTACGTATTTTATTAATGTTACTCTTACCTTTCGCCCTATTTGCATGCACTACAACCGAAATACAGGATCAAGTGAAAGCTAAAAATTGGTTTGCAGTCGGAGAGTATGATGCCAGCCATGGTTTTATTGAAAAATCAGAAAAAAGCTTACAAAAACTAAGTGATAAATTTGCCGATAAAAGCATCAACTATGCTGAATATTTAAAAGGGTATAAACAAGCATTAGATAGCTACTGCGATATAGAAAATGCTTATATTCTTGGAGTCCAAGGTATGACTTATCGTAATATTTGTGATCGCTACCCTCATGGATGGGCTTTTTATCAAGACTGGATTAGTGGACGTAACTCACGAGCGGCGTCGATGTAA
- a CDS encoding AMP-binding protein, translated as MPSINNAQTLLDITSHAFSEFSTCTLVANVDGEAITYAQAQQKIEILQAKLVSLGIEQGDKVAICSENMPHWGIAYLAITTMGAVAVPILPDFHSNEIHHIVKHSEAKGIFVSEKMSNKLAEDDFTSSLKFVLSLESLRLLEDYASKNELLLKGSEKLAQFRAKLSKSEQPEKKSVSINKQDLAVIIYTSGTTGQSKGVMLSHDNLVSQIKQADKLIKILPEDRFLSILPLAHTFECSIGFLVPFCNGSSIFYISKTPAPKIILKAMTTVKPTCMLSVPLVIEKIYKSKVQASFNKNAIIKYLYNHVGFIRKKLNKIAGAKLVESFGGEIRFFGIGGAKLSPYVEQFLQEANFPYAIGYGLTETAPIIAGAIPGNTAVGTTGIIVDRMETRFVQHGQEGGDAELHVRGPNVMMGYYKDKTRTDEVLDKDGWLNTGDLGQLDENGILSINGRSKNVIIGASGENIYPEAVESIINQNELVVDSLVYELEGKVVAKIHIDYDLFDETHNIKKTSDSALHTEILAALESIKNEANTQLANYSKIMTVFEQSEPFIKTPTKKIKRYLHI; from the coding sequence ATGCCATCAATTAACAACGCTCAGACGTTATTAGATATTACATCACACGCATTTTCTGAGTTTTCAACCTGTACCTTAGTGGCCAATGTGGATGGCGAAGCGATCACTTATGCACAAGCACAGCAAAAAATAGAAATTTTACAGGCTAAATTAGTCTCTTTAGGAATTGAACAGGGTGATAAAGTCGCCATTTGTAGCGAAAATATGCCACATTGGGGAATCGCTTATCTTGCTATCACCACCATGGGCGCCGTTGCCGTGCCAATATTACCTGACTTTCACAGTAATGAGATTCATCATATCGTTAAACACTCAGAAGCTAAGGGGATTTTTGTTTCTGAAAAAATGAGTAATAAATTAGCGGAAGACGATTTCACCTCATCGTTGAAATTTGTTCTCTCATTAGAAAGTTTACGTTTACTAGAAGATTACGCTTCAAAAAATGAGCTTTTGCTTAAAGGCAGTGAAAAGCTTGCTCAATTTCGCGCTAAATTAAGTAAATCGGAACAACCTGAAAAAAAATCGGTGAGTATCAACAAGCAAGATCTTGCTGTGATCATCTATACATCCGGTACAACTGGCCAATCTAAAGGGGTGATGCTATCGCATGATAATTTAGTGTCGCAGATAAAACAGGCTGATAAATTAATTAAAATTCTTCCTGAAGATCGCTTTTTATCGATTCTTCCCCTTGCGCATACCTTTGAATGTTCAATTGGCTTCTTAGTGCCATTTTGTAATGGTTCCTCCATTTTTTATATCAGTAAAACACCTGCACCGAAAATCATCTTGAAAGCGATGACAACAGTAAAACCAACCTGTATGTTAAGCGTGCCTTTAGTGATTGAAAAAATTTATAAGTCTAAGGTACAAGCTAGCTTCAACAAAAATGCAATCATTAAATATTTGTATAACCATGTTGGTTTTATTCGTAAAAAGCTTAATAAAATTGCCGGTGCAAAGTTAGTTGAAAGCTTTGGTGGAGAGATCCGCTTCTTTGGTATTGGGGGGGCCAAATTATCGCCCTACGTCGAACAATTTTTACAAGAAGCAAACTTCCCCTATGCGATTGGTTATGGCTTAACCGAAACGGCACCGATTATCGCGGGCGCAATTCCGGGAAACACAGCTGTCGGCACAACGGGTATTATTGTTGATCGCATGGAAACACGTTTTGTACAGCATGGGCAAGAGGGAGGCGATGCTGAATTACATGTGCGCGGTCCGAATGTCATGATGGGCTATTACAAAGATAAAACGCGTACGGATGAAGTGTTAGATAAAGACGGCTGGTTAAATACTGGTGACCTTGGTCAACTTGATGAAAACGGAATATTAAGCATTAATGGTCGTAGTAAAAATGTGATTATTGGTGCAAGTGGTGAAAATATTTATCCTGAAGCGGTAGAGTCAATTATCAATCAAAATGAGTTGGTAGTGGATTCATTAGTGTATGAATTAGAAGGTAAAGTTGTTGCGAAAATTCATATCGATTATGATCTTTTTGATGAAACTCATAATATCAAAAAAACCAGCGATTCGGCATTGCACACTGAGATTTTAGCCGCATTAGAAAGCATTAAAAATGAGGCTAATACTCAACTTGCTAACTATTCAAAAATAATGACTGTCTTTGAACAATCGGAGCCTTTTATTAAAACACCGACCAAAAAAATAAAGCGTTATTTACATATTTAA
- the rnt gene encoding ribonuclease T, translated as MENQLAKRFRGYYPVIIDIETSGLNAQTDAILEIAAIFPAMDDQGYLYCADKIHFHVAPFEGANLDPKALEFTGIDPFNPLRGAVDERDALTDIFKLVRKHQKLNHCNRSIIVAHNATFDQGFINQATQRCNLKRMPFHPFASFDTASMAGLILGQTVLAKACAQANIAYDNNEAHSALYDTEVTASLFFYMVNKLKALGGWPL; from the coding sequence ATGGAAAACCAATTAGCGAAGCGATTTCGAGGTTATTATCCCGTTATCATTGATATTGAAACCTCTGGGCTAAATGCACAGACCGATGCAATACTAGAGATTGCAGCGATTTTCCCAGCAATGGATGATCAAGGTTATTTATACTGCGCTGATAAAATTCATTTTCACGTGGCTCCCTTTGAAGGCGCAAACTTAGATCCCAAAGCGCTGGAATTTACCGGTATTGACCCTTTTAACCCATTGCGTGGTGCGGTTGATGAACGTGATGCTTTGACTGATATATTTAAATTGGTCCGCAAGCATCAAAAGTTAAATCACTGTAATCGCTCCATTATTGTGGCCCACAATGCGACCTTCGACCAAGGTTTTATTAATCAAGCAACGCAACGATGTAATTTAAAAAGAATGCCATTTCACCCCTTTGCCAGCTTTGATACCGCAAGTATGGCGGGATTGATACTCGGGCAAACTGTACTCGCTAAAGCGTGCGCACAAGCAAATATAGCCTATGATAATAATGAAGCGCATTCAGCTCTGTACGATACAGAAGTAACCGCATCACTGTTTTTTTATATGGTTAACAAATTAAAAGCACTTGGCGGTTGGCCACTTTAA
- a CDS encoding OmpA family protein, producing the protein MKIQLMATLLLCINSSYATNKSYNANIDNSLWYISSSTPIQCTLEHPIPRYGQAHFEARASKNINLDFILHSKRALPKTRSVTLKSVPPQWRPGSEAQTIGKVTFHQQFDGYVTRQNAWQMLSELEQGKVPTFYYQDWYNKDQVTSVGLSAVNFMKSYDDFNNCIDQLLPYNFDDIAYSILKYNKNGVKLTAFSKKRLKMIGDYIKHDESISVVLVSGYSDSYGAKYRNLELSQQRASSVKDYLAQLGLDDEKIQVSGYGEKHHVADNGTVLGRMQNRRVVISIEREEI; encoded by the coding sequence ATGAAAATACAGTTAATGGCAACGCTACTTTTATGCATTAATAGTAGCTATGCTACTAATAAAAGCTACAACGCCAACATTGATAATTCATTGTGGTACATCTCTAGTTCGACGCCTATTCAGTGTACCCTTGAGCACCCTATTCCAAGGTATGGTCAAGCTCACTTTGAAGCGCGTGCAAGTAAAAATATCAATCTTGATTTTATTTTGCATAGTAAACGCGCACTCCCCAAAACCCGCTCAGTGACCTTAAAGTCGGTACCACCGCAATGGCGACCAGGTAGCGAAGCACAGACAATTGGAAAAGTCACCTTCCACCAACAATTTGATGGTTACGTAACGCGTCAAAATGCATGGCAGATGCTCAGTGAACTCGAACAAGGTAAAGTACCCACTTTTTATTATCAAGATTGGTATAACAAAGATCAGGTAACCAGCGTTGGTTTGTCTGCAGTTAATTTTATGAAAAGTTACGACGACTTTAACAACTGTATCGACCAATTGCTTCCATACAATTTCGATGACATTGCCTACAGTATTCTCAAATACAATAAAAACGGTGTTAAGCTAACCGCTTTTTCTAAAAAACGATTAAAAATGATCGGCGATTATATTAAACATGACGAGAGTATCAGTGTTGTACTCGTTTCAGGTTACTCAGACAGTTACGGTGCGAAATATCGTAATTTAGAACTCTCTCAGCAACGTGCAAGTTCAGTTAAAGATTACCTTGCTCAGCTAGGCCTCGATGATGAAAAAATCCAAGTATCCGGATATGGAGAAAAACACCATGTTGCAGATAATGGAACTGTTCTGGGACGTATGCAAAACCGACGCGTGGTGATTTCCATCGAAAGAGAAGAGATATAA
- the fbp gene encoding class 1 fructose-bisphosphatase: protein MITLGEFIIDKQHDFPEASGELTLLLSAIQLAAKVVNREINKAGLADIIGSTGNENVQGEVQQKMDLYANDKFKAALEARGEVCGIASEEEDEFISFDTERGCNSKYVVLMDPLDGSSNIDVNVSVGTIFSIYKRKSPVGTPVVLADFLQPGVDQVAAGYVIYGSSTMLVYSTGNGVHGFTCDPSLGVFYLSHENMQIPDNGKTYSINEGNYLKFPQGVKDYLKYCQEIDSATNRPYTSRYIGSLVSDFHRNLLTGGIYIYPSTASAPEGKLRLLYECNPIAFLMEQAGGKASDGHQRILEIMPTELHQRVPFFCGSNNMVDKAHSMMEACK from the coding sequence ATGATCACACTAGGTGAGTTTATTATTGATAAGCAACACGATTTCCCTGAAGCGAGTGGTGAATTAACATTACTACTCAGCGCTATTCAGTTGGCAGCAAAAGTAGTTAACCGAGAGATCAATAAGGCGGGCTTAGCCGATATTATTGGCAGTACTGGCAATGAAAATGTTCAGGGTGAAGTGCAACAAAAAATGGATCTGTACGCTAACGATAAATTTAAAGCAGCCTTAGAAGCGCGGGGTGAAGTATGTGGTATCGCCTCCGAAGAGGAAGATGAATTTATTAGCTTTGATACAGAGCGTGGTTGCAACAGTAAATATGTCGTACTGATGGATCCACTTGATGGCTCTTCAAATATCGATGTAAATGTTTCAGTTGGTACTATCTTCTCAATTTACAAACGTAAAAGCCCAGTGGGGACTCCTGTTGTCTTGGCAGACTTTTTACAACCTGGTGTTGACCAAGTTGCTGCCGGTTATGTGATTTACGGCTCTTCTACCATGCTAGTATATTCTACGGGTAATGGTGTGCACGGCTTTACCTGTGATCCCTCTTTAGGTGTATTTTATCTATCACATGAAAATATGCAGATCCCAGATAATGGCAAAACATATTCAATTAATGAAGGTAATTACCTTAAATTTCCACAGGGCGTAAAAGACTATCTTAAGTACTGCCAAGAAATTGATAGTGCGACAAACCGCCCTTATACCTCACGTTATATTGGCTCTTTAGTTTCTGACTTTCATCGTAACCTTTTAACGGGAGGTATCTACATTTACCCTTCCACGGCCTCTGCACCAGAGGGAAAATTGCGCCTTCTTTATGAATGTAACCCGATTGCATTTTTAATGGAGCAAGCAGGTGGCAAAGCAAGTGATGGTCATCAGCGCATTTTAGAGATCATGCCAACTGAATTACACCAGCGAGTGCCTTTCTTCTGTGGTAGCAATAACATGGTTGATAAAGCACACTCGATGATGGAAGCTTGTAAATAA